In Cyanobacteria bacterium GSL.Bin1, a single window of DNA contains:
- a CDS encoding BolA/IbaG family iron-sulfur metabolism protein — protein sequence MISLEQVETMIKNQLPDAKVKVQDLTGGGDHLEAIVISSEFEGKTRVKQHQMVYGALQDAMASEAIHALALKTYTPTAWEKADQTV from the coding sequence ATGATTAGCCTAGAGCAAGTGGAAACAATGATCAAAAACCAACTCCCCGATGCCAAAGTGAAAGTGCAAGATCTCACAGGTGGCGGTGATCACTTAGAAGCGATCGTTATTTCCTCAGAATTTGAGGGAAAAACTCGAGTTAAACAACATCAAATGGTTTATGGGGCGTTACAAGATGCCATGGCATCAGAAGCGATTCATGCCCTTGCCTTAAAAACCTATACCCCTACGGCGTGGGAAAAAGCAGATCAAACCGTTTAA
- the grxD gene encoding Grx4 family monothiol glutaredoxin produces MAPEVKQRIEDLINSNKVFVFMKGTKLMPQCGFSNNVVQILNVMGVPYETYDVLDDPEVRQGIKEYSNWPTIPQVYLNGEFVGGCDIMIELYQNNELQQMLEVALAS; encoded by the coding sequence ATGGCACCGGAAGTTAAACAACGCATTGAAGATTTAATTAATAGCAACAAAGTTTTTGTCTTTATGAAGGGGACGAAATTGATGCCCCAATGTGGCTTTTCTAATAACGTCGTACAAATTTTAAATGTGATGGGCGTGCCCTACGAAACCTACGATGTTTTAGATGATCCGGAAGTGCGTCAAGGGATTAAAGAATATTCCAACTGGCCAACCATTCCGCAAGTTTATCTGAATGGAGAATTTGTTGGCGGTTGCGATATTATGATTGAGCTGTATCAAAATAATGAACTGCAGCAAATGCTAGAAGTTGCACTGGCCTCTTAA